A window of Salmo trutta chromosome 17, fSalTru1.1, whole genome shotgun sequence genomic DNA:
AAATTCAAATTGTCCACACCCCCACAGGATGTAGAATTTGAATGACAGGAAGTAGAATTTAATTTGATTCAATTAATAATTCCACTCTGTCATAGAATATGCGTTTCATTGAATGACAGGTGACAAGTCCAGACAACAAAGAATATCACTTCTCTGCAGAAACATTCTATTTTAACCTTGGTGCTTAGAATAGCCAATTAGATTTTCTTAACAAATAATACAGTTATATTAGACCCTACCTTATATATTGTGTTTTGTATTCTAAAGACACAATCCGTGACTGGTACAAAAGATATTGtacttttttggatataaatgtaAACCCATTGACTCCTGGAGAATATCACTCAGACTGTATAGCCTGATGAGCTTAGAACTACTGATCGTCACCATTATAACCACAAAAACGTTTATTTCTCTGTTTACAAATGTAGACAACCCATTTAAAACTTATGGGATAATTGCTCTCACTATCAAACCATTTCATTTGtttggctttttttttttaaggcctCAGGGTCAACTTGAGGGTTAAACTAATGCCTTCTGGGAAATGTAGTATTTTCTCTATTTTGAACATAATTTACAAGGCCCAGTGAAGTCAAAAACTAGATTCACTCGTGTTTCATATATATTTCCATACCATGAGGTTGGAATAACAacgaaattgtgaaaattatgatacactaaaagggcataagagctgtttgaaaagacattCCCTCATTGTGAAAAGTAAATAAGGTCTGAGAGGACAGAGGAAGTGGCAAACATCCTGCTTATCGATCTGTGGCTGCCAACTGGCTTATGGCactgcgcaaacacacacacacacacacacacacacacacacacacacacacacacacacacacacaacagagccATGGCGTTTTGGCCTGCCTAGTGACATCACCAAGCGTTAATTAGTCAACAGACCAAtaagttccaaacctcttccaatAACAGATTGTTTTCCCATCCCCACtaagaccactcccagacagacaTAAAATTCTTGATTGAGAAATTGGTCTTTGCTAAGAAGTTATTTTTTGAACATTTAAATTtaaaaatcaatcaatcacaagGTACTCAAAAAAAAGGTGCAACATGAAGAAATTGCTACGCCATTTCCTGTTGCTAAAATTCTACTAGTTTGCTAAATTTCAGTGTGTAATGTAGAGAAtccttgtaccatctaaaccgctatgAAATTCCTAAcctaaaatattgtattttcagccgtttgaagctggtgtataaaaccaatagtaaaagacgcaaaaaaacGAAActgaatgggaagcatagaaatagtgcacattgaacagatctaccgcttctaaGACTTGCTttcagatctataactcacatttctatgtgaatttgatcAGGTCACCGAAAAAGTTACATGTTGCagttaattgttacccagaaatgatttgatattgagatagaaacaactgcattggacctttacaGATATTCTCTGGTACTTTTGAAAGTAGTGcccgagccaaaagtggtccctaaAAATGGCATACTACATCAcaaatgtgcagatatgtgcaccacgtcattgctctctcgctctactgtgtctgtgtcttgctagctgtcactcaaacgGCGAGGGACTGTTTTTTTGCTGAAACTTGAATTTTTAGAGGGCTGGCCCACATGGGGGTAAAGGTAGGGAAAATGTCATCACAGAGCTTCTAGAAAACAGTCACTAGGAATTtggtggctaattgaggtaagacagtaaatttgctcatagattatgcatgtatgaactacaaaCTGACATCCAGCCCAAATACTTACTATTTTCCAAAGTACCTGAGCATGTCTAAGTGAATAATGAAATATAATAACTTAGAATATTCGCACACAGGTTTTGTTTTCCTGGTGCATGAATTTAGTTTTTCTTGAAAATAAAATTGTTTCAACAATTGTATTTACATACATATAAATAACAACATGGTTGATGTTATGTATAAGATGTGTATTTTTATAGACAACACCTAATAACGAAGAGGCATTTGAATTTCAATGAATTATATTTCCTTTCATTCAAATAGCAATTCTGCATCCTGTTAACTACTCCAATTAAAAAATTTGAATTTCTGAGGCATTCTCAACTCAATTCTGAATTGAGCCCAAACTGGGCGCTtactagggctgggcggtataccgtattttttagatataccggtattgatgcacgaaccggtttgggtttttactttaccttctataaacggtattttaatgtttggtttgttaaatgtgatacgccgtgtTTAACGTCCATTTTTATATAGTTTCCTTTGCTatttgagtcatctctctccgcATGCTGCTTTCAACACAGACCTAGCCCcgccctgtcactcaaggagtgcATTTGTTGTTCCTCGACTATGAGACTCTTGCGTTCTGTCCGCATGGTCAATgtagcacatgcaacaatgttgatgacaacaatgctgttttcactttgtttcttcatataaatccactagtgttctataattacactattagtttgtgttgcttacatctgcaaacagctagtttgtcttttcttagcaagttgggcctaaatcttgttagacgctaatgctaatcgctaggtagctagctaataaaatgtactgagtcagagcaaaaaTAATTAattatacagcctgataataccagtgatggtgtagacctaaatcagcatgttgtttgtgcaacagtaccTTCCACATCAAAAAGGAATACAAGAAGCAttaatatgttagctacatgaagtagaaAACAGACAATGTAGCCTAAGATTATAGGGTCCCTAGGAAACAATTAGCATTTGATTTTTttgattttacctttatttacctggacaagtcagttaagaacatattcttattttcaatgacagcctaggaacagtgggttaacagcctgttcaggggcagaacgacagatttgtaccttatcagctcagggatttgaacctttcagttactagtccaacgctctaaccactaggctaccctgccgattGAAAATAAGGTTTCGATTTTTTGCCCATATTGTGCAACCCTacatggcagtgtggaaattCTCAAATGAATGCAGAAAATGCAGAAATTTATGAAAattcaaaaaaaaatattttgggttgaattgaacagtagaaaacaatcagaatggagaaagacctgttgaaatcacttagaatgtgtGTGTTGCCACCCTGAGGTCATGCACTACTTATAAAGCAAATTTAGAAAATGTTATAATTTAAAAACATAAAATATTGTCAAATACCATCATAGACATTTGTTTTTATAAATACCAtatatgatatgatattttggccatatcgcccagcacTAGCGCTTACATAAACAATTCAGCGTATAAGAAAAGGCAAATCAGCCCAGAGCTCCATCTGGGCTAAAGGTTAACCTTACTGCATGCCCTTGGTTACTCAAAACCCCAAACAGTGTTCAGACAAATTCTTCGGGGGTGAAAATTCCACAGGCTATGGTGAGAACTTGCGAAAACCCAATTCTTGATGGGAAAACATGGAACGTGGAAATGTGGGTTAACCTCAGGGCCAAAGATGGGTAACAGCCCCGGTGGCAATCAGGAGTGGAAAAGCCCCATCTATTTATCTGAGGTCTAGGCGGAAGAAATCTATCTCACTGTTTGTTTTAACGATcaggatgaggggagagaggctACATAAACTGCCAACACCACCCATCTGAGGACATACTCCAAAAGCATTTGGAAATGATGCCCGGGGCTATGGGAGGAATGCAGTCTGTGTAAACATGTAGGAGCTGATTGATCAGTTAGCTTGGCTTCGAGACAAGCAGTGGACCAAGAGGCTGAAAGTAGGGGGACCTCTGCTGGGCAGAAAGGGGATTACATAGGGGATACAGGGTTGCATAAGGCCAAGGCCTTACCTGAACATGATGAATCCAATGGACTCCACCGCTGCCCTTCTGACATCATCGTTCACATCGCTTACCTGACAGGTAGAGAACAATGTATTAATAGCAGGAAAAAAAATACAGTAGGGCAAGGAGATAACAGCCACTAATAACCAATTTCCTGCCCAAACGCCAAACTCCCAATCTGCCCAGATATAAAAAAGATTTGGGGAAAGCCTATACTTGTTCATAAAAAGCTCTTGTATCACAACATCTTTAGCTTGTGCAGGCTGCCATCTGTACGAATACCAACTCAACCATCTGCACCCAGTAACATTAATGAATCTATCAGGGCTTCCTGTACTACCAAGGAATTTATTTAATTATGGCGATTAacataaaaacacattttaatttgCTGTGAGGTATACTATCGTCTGTCATAACCGTACTCCCAATTCCATTTCTTGACTATCCCTACTCTGATTCCTGGTTGTCAGTGTTTTGCGTGAGGAAGGAGGCTACTTACAGCCACATGCAGCAGACGTCTGATGGCCTTGTTGTTCCCGGAGCCGCAGTAGGCCATGCCCACTGTGTACATTCCAGAGCGGCGCAAGATGGGGTCCTacaacacacacagtgacagaacACAGAGCCTTAGCTAAGAGACAAGAGTCTGCAgcagtagggttgcaaaattctggcaTTCCCGAAATCCCAGTTGGATGATTCCCATaaaatcaggagggaataagcaggaaatccagaaaCCTCCaaaacaggatttctggaaaaccacggaatttattgaaagttcccggaCTTTTGCAACCCTAGTAGGTAGTCATGGAAACAAATGTATGGTCAACAAAGGTATACCTCTTATTTGACAAATAACACATTTAAGTATGGGTACTGCATGTACCATTCATACAACGGTTCAGGACAGGTATTCATTGTCGCAGTAAATTGAAACTGATGACTACAGGCTGGAAAAAAGAAAAAACACCAAGAATAGGCAAGAAGGTTAACAGTCATGGTTGCAAAGCCAAGGAATGAAGGTCAATATATTGGTACTAGGGGATGAGGTGAGTTTCCACACCCTACAATGCATAGCGGAACCCTTCCCCACGGCAGGCACAGCggaacgagtgtgtgtgtgtgtgtgtgttagggttgtCCAACCTAAACATTTTTTAGTTCTATATTATAGACAGATATTATAGACAGCCACACCCTGTGTTTGAATAAAACCAACTACATACGCACTGAGCTTGTCTACATAAGCATACTGTTTGATGAAATGACTCAAGCGTGTTAAAACAAGTGACAGCGAGTGCCTGTGTGACTGGCGGACGTTGTCTCTCCTCCCTACTCCAGCGAAAAAGACAAGTGTTTATAACATTGCCTGTGCTGAAGCTGTTACATCATTTCAGCCATGTAGTTTCTTACTTGTTTGACTGAAAAGTGATCAAAATCCCCCTAAATAAAACGTTccccctcaacccttgctctctttacatGAAACATGtaattagggctgggcgatatgaccAAAATCTCATATCCCGATAACAATACagcacattttctgtaaattcaatgaataaatagtttatataaaatgcccacatgtaaaggcctatttcttattacattttgaattaagCGCAACAATAAAAAAGGGACTTACTCATATACGATTATTTCTCTTTTATTTAGAACCAAATTTTCAATTAAGCATGtaacaaaatataaaatgtataaaatctaaAAAGGTAAATAGAAAAAACTTCAACTATAGTTGCACACAAAATAAATAAAGgcctaaaatataaatattttttggggggcttgCCTGTATTGCAgttattttgacattaatacgtgtcacatatcaatttgcaTTTGGTACCTTGGGTCGAGTGTCAGCACCAACTGACGAAACCCCTGGTTTCTCAACCGTGTAAATTGGGGCCACGTTTTTGCAGATGTAAGTTGTAACGACATCTTCGTGATTCTTTGCCATTTGGTCTGCCGCGGGCAAAAGCCTCTTGCAACGTCTGAGTCGGGGGGTTGTTTTGAGCATTCAACTGTACTTTTTGGGGTCTCATCCGTAGACTCTCTCCgtactgtttcacatgattcttgcataggtggtaaaagaggttagtggtgtttgagcctGTTGTCAGGACCGGCCTGCGGCATATTTTGCAGAGGACGGTTTTCTGGTCCGTGTCAGACTTTTCATACCCAAACCACGTCCATGCGACCGAAGTAGCCCCTCTTTTAGGTATGAGCTCCGTGTCTCCGTGCCACGTTCACgctcctccatgtttgtttgtgttgcaaaGTTCACGCAAAGCGTCGTCCAATTGACAGAAAACATTGCCGCAAAGAGTGTGATTTGCGACACAACGAAATAAACGATAGAGCATAATATGAAACGATATATCGTGTGACGATAGAAAAAACATCTATAtcgtcatatcgcccagcccttcCCTgtagtagctcagttggtagagcatggtgtttgcaacgccagggttgtgggtttgattcccacggggggccagcacagaagaaaaaagaaattatgaaatgtatgaaattgtatgaaatgtatgcattcactactgtaagtcgctctggataagagcgtctgctaaatgactaaaatgtaaatgtaaaaatgtaatcatagcatgcatgtgaccaataagtTATAGGTCAGAccctatcataatcacatcaataaattggttataacaaactccgaaCTCGGTCATGTCGACTGCAAAAAGAATGCGGAGGACGTGAAAAAGAAACTAAAAACGggtgaatgtttactggttgctcaggagggaaaggggaagtcaAATGTGTGGAGGACATATGACCTAGTTGTAGAAACTACTGGGGATTAAGGAGGGTATAGGAGCAAGCACTGCatgagaatatatatatttttttaccatttggaacagtgtaaacactaaataaatGTACTAGAGTCTGTTCTAAACATACATATATGTCTTAATTACAGCAGACTATTGCATGCATTCATGAATTGCAGTTTATTGTTTAGGCTAATTTTTCAAAGCTGCCTTTGTCATTTAATTTTAAAacaaaaatgcttgattgcatttcatgTCTCATATTCTGCGTGATGGCATGAACGAACGAATGTAAATCTAATCCCTTCCGAATAGGGTTAAGGCATTGATCGCAATATGCTGGTAAATTCTGCCATTATGCACATAGCAATGTAGGGAAAGATGACAATTCTATGGCGCACTGAAGATTATCTTTCAGAACCACAGACAGTGACCATATCCAACACGGGATAAAGAGCATTATTTATACAGtatattagtgttgcaccattatttttacataatataaccatatacaatttcacaTCTTAGAGTGATGACTGTGCCATCCCcatggcctccacaatggattagtccactgagacaagCATTAATCATCAAAagaaaacatgaaaaaaaaacttttaaaaaactaaataattgcgactgctcgactaaagaaataggtcaaacagcctatcgaccaaacaaaaAAATGTGGTCAGTCCTAGTACATGTGAATGCATTTCAAGTCCCATTGTTACCTTGTCCCTACAGAGGCTCTCGATGAGCGTGTCTGCCTCCTCCATGCGTCCGTACATAACCATGGCGATGCCCACGGCCAGCCCGCGCAGGATCTTCTCGTGCTGAGTCTCCTGGGCGTAGCCCACCATGTCCTCGATGGCCTGGGCCGACTTGGAGCCCAGCATGACGAGCCCCAGGGCAAGCCCCGCCGCCTCGCCTGGGAACAGAGGATCAAAACATGAGCACCGCATGATGGCACCAAAGAAAAGTCCTTTCTAAATCTGAACAACTGGCAGCACAGTGttgattttctaacaagttgcTAGTATCACTGATCTCTTGTAAATTGCACAAGCAATGCAGTTTTTGTTGCAAGCATACTGTATATTAACAGATGCAAATAATTCAAGATGTTTTTCTGAATCCCCTACCGATGGGGAATTGACGTCCCATGTTACACTTTAAGGGCTACagagatatactgaacaaaaacgtaaagtgttgatcccatgttttatgagctgaaataaaagacgcTTATTTGTCTGAAATTGTGTTCACAaattgtgtttacatccctgttagtgagcatttctcctttgccaagataatccatccaactgacaggtgaggcatatcaagaagctgattaaaacagcatgatcattacacaggtgcaccttgtgctggggacaataaaaggccactttaaaatgtgcagttgtgtcacaacacaatgccacagatgtctcaagttttgagggagcgtgcaattggcatgttgactgcaagaatatccaccagagctgttgccagagaattgaatgttcatttttcaaccataagccgcctccaatgttgtttagagaatttgtcagtacgtccaaccagcctcacaaccacgaccatatgtatggtgtcgtgtgggcgagcggtttgctgaggtcagttgtgaacagagtgtcccatggtggcggtggggttacggtatgggcaagcataatctacggacaacaaacacaattgcattttaatcgATGGAAATTTGAACGTATCGTCATgtcattcatctgccaccatcacctcatgtttcagcatgataatgcacggtcccatgttgcaaggatctgtacacaattcctggaagctgaaaatgtcccagttcttccatgtcctgcatactcagacatgtcactcattgtcactccaatatccagcaacttcacccagccattgaagatgagtgggacaacattccacaatcagcCTGATGATGAGCTACACGTGAAGGAGATTTGTCGCACTGCATGATCCCGACTGGTTtcctgatccacacccctaccattacgtatctgtgaccaacagatgcctaTCTGTActcccagtaatgtgaaatccatagggcctactgaatttatttcaatttactgatttcatTATAggaaatgtaactcagtaaaacctttgaaaacgttgcttttatatttttgttcagtgtataatagTTGGCTAAATTTGAACTTGACTAGCACCAAATGCCTCACTGTCTGTTCAGGGTCGTGTACCTGTGACTGCATCGTCCTGGTACAGGTTAGACTTGAGCAGATCGTACACATCTTGCCTGGCTGTACCCAAAGCAGCCAATCCCAGGCCCAGACCTCCCCCGTGACGGACAATCTGTGGGAGGAAACAAAGCAAACCAAAAACGGCCATCACAGACAAATAGAACTTTATATTCAACTCAAATATGACATGATATCCCTCTGATGGGCTTCGTTGGAATAATCTCCGTTTTGCTTAATgcatcagcatgcttcagtttgaCTGGCGCCTAGCCGGAACAAGTGTTCGCTTACTCCCTTAAAAAAGACCTTCACTTGAAAAACTAGGGAAAAAAAAGTGCCAATCGTACTGTTTTTCCATCTTGAGATGCTGTTGCCAGTagacacttcctcaaaatagtcagaattcatCAAAGAAAACTCAAGAAATCAATTCAAGAAACTCAATAAATTGATTTTCATGTTTTtgccgaggagatcttagtcacACAATTGTACATCAAAAATGTTTGATTCAGTAtttctcaataaaaaaaaaaatatgcatgaaaACGTATCAAATTGTTTATAATACAAGCACAAACTTTTCTGAACTGTTTTGGCTGGGTATCACACAGatgcctttacacacacacatccgaTCAAATCTAAGTGACCAAAGGGGTGGGGGGAATATGGGTTGATTTGGAATTGATTAAAGGAAATGTGACGTGTCTGCATGTGGCCACTCACGTCGTTGCTGGCGTTCTTGAGCTGACTGAGCAGGTAGTCAATGATGTCCCCCCCGTGGTTGGCGTGGATTAGCCCGAGGGCATACAGGCCGCCTCCCTCCTGATAGGCTGATCCGGGTGAGGTGTCTTTGGGCAGATAGGTGGCCATCAACTGCAGTGCCTCTTTCTCGTGACCCTGAAAATATGCAGATTATTCagtgaaacttttttttttttttttttttaatatatatataaaaaaatccgAAAACCAGAGATGTCGCAAATATACATTTATGTTTTAAATCTTTTCCACTAAAGTTTACCTTGTGAATAACGCCAAGACTGGCTGTGGCTGTGAACTTGGCCCAGTTGGTGGCTCTTGCAAGCCACTCCAAGTTCTCTCTGTTGAAAAAATGAATAAAATCACATCACACAGCACTGGCCCTTTATATCCTCACACCAGGCTTCAGCCAAAAACTATTTTGATTACTTAAATTACTTTCACAAACATTTCAAAGTATTCAAATATTTTTTGGAAGAAAATAtaagtagttgaatattggaatgtatttggaaataaaaTTGGAAAGTATAAGCATTTATTAGAAAATTTAATTTAATACAGAATACATAAAAATTCAAATAAGTACTCCGatgcatttgaacccaggtcctaGGAGTATTTGAAATAATGCATTTGGAAATAATAGTACCAGTGGGCTATTTATAGGAATTATTTGAAATACTTCCAGTAGAAGTAGTTGATTTCAgccacattatttgaaaatactcagaAGCCAGGTCTGCCTCACACCAATAGAATGTACCACATTACCACCATCACAACGaaatataaatacacacacacacacacacacacacacacacacacacacacacacacacacacacacacacacacacacacacacatacacatacacacgacTTCCTGGAGGGTATGTTTTGAAGTGTGCTGGCAAAACCAAAAGTGATATTTTCTGGGTTTATGCTATAGCTGGTGATGTTATAGTATAGTGGCTATACCTGAGGAACTGGTCACTTGTGGTCCCCGTATGCATGAAGGAGTTGGCTATGACCGTGGCTGTGTGGCAAACTGAATTTCGGACAGCATCCTGAATTAGGTAGACAAAGCAACAAAATTGTTTTGCGAAAGCCTTTTTATAATGCAGTACATGTCATATGCCTATTTAACATCCAATACATAGTGGCATCATAATGGCATCCTTTACCTTTGTGTTCTTGAGAATCATTAGATCTGTGTTGTTGTTCCGGATGAGGAACTGCAGATGAAATTCGATGGCCATTTCTCCACTGAGAATTTTGATCATCTTCGCGTTCTGGTCCTTAGGCTCATCCTTCTATGCAAGTAGAGGAAGGGAAGACCCATTATTATTGGTGACAAGAACAGCTATATAAAATTGACAACTTCTCTGCACGGCCATAAAGAAGCACCAAGTAGAGCTACTCACACTGTCTGAGGCTTTTCCTGCAGGGGAGCTGCTGACCTTGTCGTCCGTCTCCATAGCATcactgagaaaaaaaaaaaacatattggcTAAATCAACTTTGTATCACAATAAGTTACCGGTGATGTGTCAAGATATTTCACCTACACCGATCTTACTACATTTCCTTCACATTTCCCCGtcatctttccctctcctcaaccTACCCCTCTCACCCTGTGACTCCACCCTCATCCTCACGCACCTGTCTTTGTCTGGGATGGGCACTGTGCCTGTGTTGGTGGAGCCGGGCACGGCGGGGATGGGCGTGCCCACGGTGCGCAGGTTCTGGATGACGGAGGAGAGGAACTGCTGGCTGGCACTCTCATACAGGTCGAAGCAGATCTGGTAGGCCATCAGCAGGTTGTCTTCCTTCACCAGCTTCTCCAGGATGTCGCTCACCGCCTGTGGGTCGTCCAGGAAGATCAGGCACTgcggaggagaaagagaaggagagacagagttTGAGGGTGACGCATGGTGGTCAAGTGGTTCCTTCCTCGTATTAGTAAGATGGATTTATTTGATATTGTACACATTTGCATCTAAAAGCTGAATTGCAGTAATCAAAAAGAGATTCAGGTGGGGTGAGGGGGAAAGAAGAGCAATAGTCTGTAGTCAGCCTCAAAGTGACTGCCTCTGCTGGTAACACGTGTGGGTTTGGGCACATGCAACCTGATGAAGATCCACCTCAGACGGAAACGTTGTTACAATTGAGGTGAACAATATTTTGTGGATCTTTTCATTTCATTATGCAGAGTTTCTCACCTATCtcccttaataataataataataatgtgtgcACGTGACTGTTTATTTTCAAAGTAATTTGCTATTGAATGACTATGTAATTCCACTGGATCAGGATGGTATTGTTTCAGATTGTGAAATCAGAGAACCATCGCACCACCAAACTGCAGGCAGCTGAATTGATATTTTAAAATCAGAGCCCAATTTGAAGTGTGCTTTCTCCCTGTTACCTGGCAAACGTTGATGAAGTCAGGCTTCTCCAGATTCATGTAGAGCTTGACCAGCACTCGGAGGACCTCGTTGCGGAACTTCTTGTTCTGCATTAGTGACATGCAGACCTTCAGGCTGTAGGCCAGTAGGCCACTAACGTCATTCTGTACAAGACAAGAAGGAAGAGGGTTAGGATTTCAACACAAAATGCAAGTTGTTACTGAATGTTGTTTTAAACCACAACAAAAACGTTCCAATAAAATGTAGGCTAAACCAAAAGTCATGGATCTGTGGATTTTCATTAAgctaattgttttttttatttattacattaaGTAGAAGTAGCGCCAAATTAGATAATCTGTGGAACCAAAACAGAACGTGTTCAGAAGGCGACCAGGGAGCCACTGACCGATTCAAGGATAGTCTTCTCGAAGATGTCCAGGCGTCGTGTCTCTAAGGCAATGCCGATGGCCTGCTTGTACTTATGGTCGCCCAGGCAACGCAGGAACATCTTGTTGACGATGCCCTCCAGCCGGGGGTCGATGCTCTTCTTCTCCTCGTCCTCAGGAAGCTCGGCGTTCTCCACCCGCTGCTTGGTGTAGTGGTCAATGCATTTGGCTACGGGGAAAAGACCAGAGGTCATCAAAGAACTGCTGTATACCGCTGAGGAATAATCAATTGCCATGATTAGTGGCATCAGTGTGTTGATATCTAAATTAGCAACAGTGGGTATACATAAATTAAACATTGTTGAGGTGACTATGTGTAATGTAACAAAAGGTAAGCCTATGGATCAGCATTAGAAGCCCTTGAGGTCATTATTAAGATGGTATACTTGGGGATACCAAAACATGCAGTTGTGACATCACTCACCGATAATGGTCTCCACATATTCAGTGTCGTCTGTGACATTGAAAAGGTCTCCTGCACCCAGAGCGTAGTTCAACGACTCATCAAACGCCCCGAGGTGGTAGAACACTTTGGAAGCCACCAAGGCAGCAAATGCCCTGCTCCTAAATGTCTCATCTTCATACAGGACCTCACTGTGAGGAGAGAACAAATATTTCCCC
This region includes:
- the psmd1 gene encoding 26S proteasome non-ATPase regulatory subunit 1 isoform X2 — its product is MITSAAGIISLLDEEEPQLKEFALHKLNSIVNDFWAEISGSVDKIEVLYEDETFRSRAFAALVASKVFYHLGAFDESLNYALGAGDLFNVTDDTEYVETIIAKCIDHYTKQRVENAELPEDEEKKSIDPRLEGIVNKMFLRCLGDHKYKQAIGIALETRRLDIFEKTILESNDVSGLLAYSLKVCMSLMQNKKFRNEVLRVLVKLYMNLEKPDFINVCQCLIFLDDPQAVSDILEKLVKEDNLLMAYQICFDLYESASQQFLSSVIQNLRTVGTPIPAVPGSTNTGTVPIPDKDSDAMETDDKVSSSPAGKASDSDEPKDQNAKMIKILSGEMAIEFHLQFLIRNNNTDLMILKNTKDAVRNSVCHTATVIANSFMHTGTTSDQFLRENLEWLARATNWAKFTATASLGVIHKGHEKEALQLMATYLPKDTSPGSAYQEGGGLYALGLIHANHGGDIIDYLLSQLKNASNDIVRHGGGLGLGLAALGTARQDVYDLLKSNLYQDDAVTGEAAGLALGLVMLGSKSAQAIEDMVGYAQETQHEKILRGLAVGIAMVMYGRMEEADTLIESLCRDKDPILRRSGMYTVGMAYCGSGNNKAIRRLLHVAVSDVNDDVRRAAVESIGFIMFRTPEQCPSVVSLLSESYNPHVRCGAAMALGICCAGTGNKEAINLLEPMTNDPVNYVRQGALISSALIMIQQTEVTCPKVNQFRQLYSKVINDKHDDVMAKFGAILAQGILDAGGRNVTISLQSRTGHTHMPSVVGLLVFTQFWFWFPLSHFLSLAFTPTAIIGLNKDLKMPKVQYRSNCKPSTFAYPPALEVPKEKEKEKVSTAVLSITAKAKKKEKEKEKKEKEEEKMEVVSEVQEAEKEKKDEEKEKEKEKEKEKKKEPEPNFQLMENPARVMPAQLKVLNMPETCRYQPFKPLHTGGIIIMKDTSEEEEELVEPVSAHGPKIEEEEQEPEAPESFEYVDE